From the Lathyrus oleraceus cultivar Zhongwan6 chromosome 4, CAAS_Psat_ZW6_1.0, whole genome shotgun sequence genome, one window contains:
- the LOC127076366 gene encoding protein MAIN-LIKE 2, whose amino-acid sequence MELNEDPGPIDNHVLYDQDNHVSSAVWDGQERGVLRCHEHTSMLDQWKLTPKQIKLVEKAGFGYLRLLPAMSLDNALIAALVERWRRETNTFHLIVGELTITLEDVALLLGLAIDGEPVIGPISAPSAACEKLLGRVPDDLNGGMVKLTWLKEFFSECPEDALLEETERCTRAYLLYLVGSTIFSTTTGNKVPVMYLSLLENFEEAGKFAWGAGALAFLYRSLGNASLKSQSTVSGCLTLVQCWSYSRLNVGQPKFNQDPDSNCFPFVLKWKGKSGCRTKCNVVSYRKALDSLNPCDVQWLPYKDMDYAAIPEYIQTSLVLRASRTMLLCFDKAERHLPDRCLRQFGMHQTIPKYVERWERKSRIVDHGADLMGKLDTALKEWSERWLHIVEGGNILDEDEYMQWYQKITRKYIGRVTSSVESEYQRAVTAMREIANLADIFSTEGLDSYNRGLIDEVKNIAHKCLTEQFEEIPKEKVTKKGSRKRKQKDHPSTEYE is encoded by the exons ATGGAGCTCAATGAAGATCCTGGGCCAATTGATAATCATGTACTTTATGATCAAGATAACCATGTTTCTTCAGCAGTTTGGGATGGACAG GAGCGCGGTGTTCTTAGATGCCATGAACACACTTCAATGCTTGATCAGTGGAAGCTCACACCTAAACAGATTAAGTTGGTTGAAAAGGCTGGTTTTGGTTACCTACGATTACTTCCTGCTATGAGTCTTGACAACGCACTGATAGCAGCTTTGGTTGAGAGGTGGAGGAGAGAAACAAATACTTTTCACTTAATCGTTGGAGAATTAACAATAACCCTGGAAGATGTAGCATTGTTACTTGGACTAGCTATTGATGGAGAACCTGTGATAGGACCAATAAGTGCACCAAGTGCAGCCTGTGAGAAACTACTAGGGAGAGTACCGGATGATTTGAATGGTGGAATGGTGAAGCTTACTTGGCTGAAGGAATTCTTTTCTGAGTGTCCTGAAGATGCATTACTGGAGGAAACTGAACGTTGTACCCGTGCTTACCTTCTATACCTAGTAGGCAGTACAATATTTTCTACAACAACTGGGAACAAAGTCCCTGTTATGTACCTTTCTTTGCTTGAAAACTTTGAGGAGGCTGGGAAGTTTGCTTGGGGTGCAGGAGCATTGGCGTTTTTATATCGATCACTTGGCAATGCTTCCCTTAAATCTCAAAGCACAGTTAGTGGCTGTTTAACTCTAGTACAG TGTTGGAGTTATTCCCGCCTCAATGTCGGACAGCCTAAATTTAACCAAGACCCTGACAGTAATTGCTTTCCCTTTGTGCTTAAATGGAAAGGGAAAAGTGGTTGTAGGACGAAATGTAATGTAGTTTCCTACCGAAAGGCTTTGGATTCTCTTAATCCTTGTGAT GTCCAGTGGCTTCCTTACAAGGATATGGACTATGCAGCCATACCAGAATATATACAAACTAGTTTGGTTTTACGGGCATCTAGGACTATGCTGTTGTGTTTTGACAAGGCGGAAAGGCACCTTCCCGATCGCTGCTTAAGGCAATTCGGCATGCATCAAACCATCCCAAAATATGTGGAACGGTGGGAGAGGAAGAGTCGTATAGTGGATCATGGGGCAGACTTGATGGGAAAACTGGACACGGCTCTCAAAGAATGGTCAGAGCGTTGGCTTCATATTGTTGAAGGCGGCAACATTTTAGATGAGGATGAGTACATGCAGTGGTACCAGAAGATAACTCGAAAATACATCGGGAGAGTTACATCATCTGTAGAGTCAGAGTATCAGAGAGCA GTTACTGCTATGAGGGAAATTGCGAATCTTGCTGATATATTCTCAACAGAAGGGTTGGATTCTTATAACAGAGGCTTAATTGATGAAGTGAAAAATATTGCACACAAGTGTTTAACAGAACAGTTTGAAGAAATACCGAAGGAGAAAGTGACTAAGAAGGGTAGTAGGAAACGTAAGCAAAAGGATCATCCGAGTACAGAGTACGAATAA